The Colius striatus mitochondrion, complete genome genomic sequence CAACATTTAACAGTTTCGCGGAGAGGGNCCTTTATTGCCCCNCCCCCCTTAACCTCAACCAGTGACCCACCACAAAAAATTACCCCCCCCTACCCCCCCATCCACTTTTACAACTTATGTACTTCTGTGCATTCACTTTATAACCCCATTTCAATGCACCTCTCTAGGCGTATTTCTCAATGTTTGAACTGATCCCATAGCATGTCAACGGATACGAACTCGACACAAGCCATTTCTACCAATGTACTAAAAGAATCCATGGCACAAGGAATACAGACATAGATAACTTCGTGCTAAAACCATAAAACGCTGCTTTATACATCCCTAATTTCAAGCATACGGGAGTGCTTTACCCCATCCCGCCAATCGTATCTAGGCAAAACCGCAGCATTTCTCGTAGTGCCGGTTTCTAAAGGACTGGGTTATTTATTAGTCGTGCACCTCACGTGAAACCATCAACTCGACGTAGAAAATGTCCTACGTTACTAGCGTCAGGCCCATACTTTCCCCCTACACCCTCGCCCGACTTGCGCTTTTGCGCCTCTGGTTCCTATTTCAGGGCCATCTATAGGCGTTATCCCCACAACTTGTCATTCACAGATACATCTGCTGACCTATGTATCAACATTTGGCCTCTTTATCTTGTCACTGGTCGGTTCTCTACTTTTGGTTCTCTTTTTTTTGGGGTAACTTCACCGGACCCCCCCGGCGGTGCGAGATGAGCTTACTATTGCGTGACGTGGGCATCGGTGGACTTCGGCCGATTCCTCTCTTTCCTTCGGTTTTACTGAATGAGACGGTGTCATGTGTCCGGGGAATCATTTTGACACTGATGCACTTTGTCATGCATTTCTCATGTCTATATTACATCCTTCAATTTATGAGGTTATTTAATTAATGCTCGTAGACATAAAAATTTTTATTTTTGCTTCCTCTAACTTTTCTGCTGATTGCCATCCCAGCTAGAGAAATCTTCCTAGATACGACACTAAAAATTTTTAATTTTTATCATCATTTCAACACATGTTCAAATTTTTTATCACCGCCTAATTTGCCCTAAAAAAAATTTCCATTTCATCAAAATTTTAAAAATTTTTCATATTATCTTCACGCAAATACCTTAGCAAATTTCCCCTAAAATTTTTCACTTCTCCACTATTTGATCCTTACCAAAAAATTCACATACAACATAGGCAAAATCACCCCATTACACCCCCCCTCACACCCCACCCCAAAACTTATTCACCAAACACCAAAAAATCACCTACAATCCCCAACAAACTAGTACCTGATCAGAAAAAGAGGAATTAAACCCCTACCTCCAACTCCCAAAGCTGGTATTCTCTACTAAACTACTTTCTGCTTTATACCCCCTACACCGCCCGAATCGCCCCCCGAGATAACCCACGAACCATTTCCAATACCACAAACAGAGTTAACAACAGCCCCCACCCAGCCACTAGAAACAACCCTGCCCCTCATGAATAAAACATAGCCACCCCACTAAAATCCAACCGAACAAAAAACTCACCACCACTATCTACAACACCTACCCCAAACTTCCAATCCCCACTAACCCCGCCAATCAAGAACNCAATTACAAGCACCAACACCAACCCCAAACCATACCCCACTACCCGTCAATCCCCCCAAGCCTCAGGAAAAGGATCAGCCGCCAAGGCCACAGAATATACAAAAACCACCAGCATCCCCCCCAAATAAACCATAAACAACACCAAGGAAACAAAAGACAACCCCAAACTCATTAACCACCCACATCCAACAACAGATGCTAACACCAACCCTACCACCCCATAATACGGAGACGGATTAGACGCAACAGCCAACCCCGCCAAAACCAAGCACACCCCCAAAAAAATCACAAAATATGTCATAATAATTTCTGCTTGGCCTCTCTCCAAAACCTGCGGCCTGAAAAGCCGCCGTTGTCTAATTCA encodes the following:
- the ND6 gene encoding NADH dehydrogenase subunit 6 is translated as MTYFVIFLGVCLVLAGLAVASNPSPYYGVVGLVLASVVGCGWLMSLGLSFVSLVLFMVYLGGMLVVFVYSVALAADPFPEAWGDWRVVGYGLGLVLVLVIXFLIGGVSGDWKFGVGVVDSGGEFFVRLDFSGVAMFYSWGAGLFLVAGWGLLLTLFVVLEMVRGLSRGAIRAV